Proteins encoded by one window of Enterobacter hormaechei subsp. xiangfangensis:
- a CDS encoding gamma carbonic anhydrase family protein: MFAVLRPYKDLFPQKGDRVMIDASSVVIGDVRMADDVSIWPLVAIRGDVNYVAIGARTNIQDGSVLHVTHKSSYNPEGNPLIIGEDVTVGHKVMLHGCTIGNRVLVGMGSILLDGVIVEDDVMIGAGSLVPQNKRLESGYLYLGSPVKQIRPLKEAEIEGLKYSANNYVKWKNDYLDQDNQTQP; encoded by the coding sequence ATGTTTGCAGTATTACGTCCTTATAAAGATCTGTTCCCCCAAAAAGGCGATCGCGTGATGATCGATGCCAGCAGCGTGGTCATTGGTGATGTTCGCATGGCCGATGATGTCAGCATCTGGCCACTCGTCGCGATCCGGGGCGATGTTAACTATGTTGCAATCGGTGCACGCACCAATATTCAGGACGGCAGCGTGCTGCATGTGACTCATAAGTCATCATATAACCCTGAGGGCAATCCGCTCATCATTGGGGAAGATGTTACCGTCGGTCATAAAGTAATGCTCCACGGCTGCACAATCGGTAACAGGGTTCTCGTTGGGATGGGATCGATTTTGCTGGATGGCGTCATAGTAGAAGATGACGTAATGATTGGCGCAGGAAGCCTAGTTCCGCAAAACAAACGCCTGGAAAGTGGCTATCTCTATTTAGGCAGTCCGGTTAAACAGATCCGCCCCCTAAAGGAGGCGGAGATCGAAGGATTGAAATACTCAGCGAACAATTACGTTAAATGGAAGAATGACTATCTGGATCAGGATAACCAGACCCAGCCCTGA
- a CDS encoding DUF1488 domain-containing protein translates to MNQAIHFPDREIWDENKQAVCFPVLVHGMQLTCAIKGETLLQRFGGSDPLAVFCENRWDLEEEASDLIRVQQEDDQGWVWLS, encoded by the coding sequence ATGAATCAGGCGATTCATTTTCCCGACAGAGAAATCTGGGATGAAAACAAGCAAGCGGTGTGTTTCCCGGTGCTGGTGCATGGAATGCAGCTCACCTGTGCGATTAAAGGGGAGACGTTGCTTCAGCGCTTTGGTGGTTCAGATCCGTTAGCGGTCTTTTGTGAAAATCGCTGGGATCTGGAAGAGGAAGCCAGCGATTTGATCCGCGTACAGCAGGAAGACGATCAGGGCTGGGTCTGGTTATCCTGA
- the aroE gene encoding shikimate dehydrogenase, with amino-acid sequence METYAVFGNPIAHSKSPLIHQLFAEQLQIDHPYGRVLAPVDAFLPTLNSFFVAGGKGANVTVPFKEEAFGRADELTERASLAGAVNTLKRLEDGRLLGDNTDGIGLLSDLERLSFIKPGFRILLIGAGGASRGVLLPLLSLDCAVTITNRTFSRAEELAALFAHTGSVAAVALEDLAGHEFDLVINATSSGINGEIPAIPASLVHSHIYAYDMFYQKGKTPFLTWCEQQGAKHVADGLGMLVGQAAHAVLLWHGVLPAVEPVIEKLKQELMA; translated from the coding sequence ATGGAAACCTATGCTGTTTTTGGTAACCCGATCGCGCACAGCAAGTCGCCTCTGATCCATCAGCTGTTTGCAGAGCAATTGCAGATAGATCACCCATATGGTCGGGTTCTTGCGCCTGTTGATGCATTTTTACCGACGCTAAATAGCTTTTTTGTTGCGGGCGGTAAAGGTGCGAACGTTACGGTGCCTTTTAAAGAAGAGGCTTTCGGGCGTGCGGATGAGCTGACCGAGCGTGCGTCGCTCGCTGGTGCCGTCAATACTCTTAAGCGGCTCGAAGATGGTCGCCTTCTGGGCGATAACACCGATGGCATAGGTTTACTCAGCGATCTGGAGCGACTGTCGTTTATTAAACCAGGCTTTCGGATCCTGCTGATCGGTGCGGGTGGCGCGTCGCGCGGCGTATTGCTTCCTCTTCTTTCGCTGGATTGTGCGGTGACAATCACCAACCGTACTTTCTCCAGAGCAGAAGAGCTGGCGGCGTTGTTCGCACACACAGGCAGCGTAGCTGCGGTAGCACTTGAGGATCTCGCGGGTCACGAATTTGATCTTGTGATTAATGCCACCTCAAGCGGTATTAATGGAGAGATCCCGGCGATTCCTGCATCCCTGGTTCATTCCCACATCTACGCCTATGACATGTTTTATCAAAAAGGGAAAACGCCATTTCTGACCTGGTGCGAACAACAGGGGGCAAAACATGTGGCTGATGGTCTGGGCATGCTGGTGGGGCAGGCGGCTCATGCGGTGCTACTCTGGCATGGCGTGTTACCTGCTGTAGAACCGGTGATCGAAAAGCTGAAACAGGAACTGATGGCATGA
- the tsaC gene encoding L-threonylcarbamoyladenylate synthase type 1 TsaC, whose translation MNNNLPSGSIAQAVEILKKEEVIAYPTEAVFGVGCDPDSEVAVNRLLALKQRPVEKGLILIAANYAQLKPYIDDSMLTPAQRETIFSAWPGPVTFVFPAQPTTPRWLTGRFDSLAVRVTDHPLVVELCQAFGKPLVSTSANLTGLPPCRTTEEVLAQFGSDFPVAVGETGGRLNPSEIRDALTGERFRQG comes from the coding sequence GTGAATAATAACCTGCCATCAGGCTCCATCGCGCAGGCGGTGGAAATCCTGAAAAAAGAAGAAGTCATCGCCTATCCAACAGAAGCCGTTTTCGGGGTCGGGTGCGATCCTGACAGCGAAGTCGCCGTTAACCGTCTGCTGGCGCTAAAACAGCGGCCTGTGGAAAAAGGATTGATTTTGATCGCTGCGAACTACGCGCAGCTTAAGCCTTATATTGATGATTCCATGCTGACGCCTGCACAGCGGGAAACCATTTTCTCTGCGTGGCCTGGTCCCGTGACGTTTGTTTTTCCTGCACAACCGACAACGCCGCGCTGGTTAACCGGGCGTTTCGATTCACTTGCGGTACGCGTTACCGACCATCCGCTGGTGGTGGAGTTATGCCAGGCATTTGGTAAACCTCTGGTTTCAACCAGCGCCAACCTGACCGGGCTTCCCCCCTGTCGGACAACCGAAGAAGTTCTGGCGCAGTTCGGGAGTGATTTCCCGGTAGCCGTCGGTGAAACCGGTGGCCGTCTTAACCCGTCAGAAATTCGCGATGCCTTGACCGGCGAACGTTTTCGCCAGGGATAA